One genomic region from Patescibacteria group bacterium encodes:
- a CDS encoding type II secretion system GspH family protein translates to MKKGFTLIELLVVIAILAVLMSVIVVTLNPAEMLKKTRDTKRIADLDALRTAINLYITDVGSPSMGSPGVCYASQAGATSSGITCSSVTASTNQNVTGTGWIPINFTSISSGSPLSSLPLDPRNVTTTSATTSYVYYYKTNTSSTTYELLCNMESTYYANGGSGNVESTDGGDDADLYEVGSDLTLM, encoded by the coding sequence ATGAAAAAAGGTTTTACATTGATTGAATTATTGGTTGTTATCGCTATTTTAGCGGTGTTGATGAGTGTTATTGTTGTTACTCTTAACCCCGCTGAAATGTTAAAGAAAACTCGCGATACTAAAAGAATTGCTGATTTAGACGCTTTGAGAACGGCGATCAATTTATATATCACCGATGTTGGTTCACCGAGTATGGGCAGTCCCGGAGTTTGTTATGCTAGTCAAGCCGGAGCAACTTCATCGGGGATCACATGCTCTAGTGTCACTGCTTCTACTAATCAAAATGTTACGGGAACCGGTTGGATACCCATTAATTTTACTTCTATTTCATCTGGTTCACCACTTTCTTCTTTACCTCTTGATCCACGAAATGTTACTACTACGTCAGCGACGACCTCCTATGTTTATTATTACAAAACTAACACAAGTTCAACCACGTATGAGTTGCTTTGTAATATGGAGTCAACCTATTATGCTAATGGTGGATCAGGCAATGTAGAAAGCACCGATGGAGGAGATGATGCAGATTTATATGAAGTTGGATCTGATTTAACTCTAATGTAG